Proteins encoded together in one Benincasa hispida cultivar B227 chromosome 1, ASM972705v1, whole genome shotgun sequence window:
- the LOC120078477 gene encoding probable polygalacturonase At3g15720: MKLLFALIFIFTIDILTLSIVSASSNFNVLDYGAIGNGKADDSEAFLKAWNDVCGATEDSPTLHVPDGKTYLLNPLKFQGPCKSNQVNFDLRGTLMAPSKDEWPSDGADKWVQFYDIEGLNLKGAGKFDGQGSLWWKDCDRKHCKRPTALFFHNCNGLQVKEMKHINSGRNHISINDCNDVIFSNIQILAPEESPNTDGIDISKSKNVLIQDSFIATGDDCIAINEGSSDINIIGITCGPGHGISIGSLGKDGAYNVVENIHVSNCLLQGTQNGVRIKTWQGGYGYAKNITFEKITLKNAKNPIIIDQYYTSYAYSRKIKGMDIKVSDVTYREVNGTSANEDAITLNCSRARCTNIILDNVNIKMITLGKEAKAICQNVDGKFLSTVPIVSCLSKSH, translated from the exons ATGAAGCTTCTCTTCgctttaattttcatatttactATTGATATTCTAACCTTATCGATTGTATCGGCTTCATCCAATTTCAATGTTCTTGATTATGGAGCAATTGGAAATGGCAAAGCAGACGATTCAGAA GCTTTTTTGAAAGCTTGGAATGATGTATGTGGAGCAACAGAAGATAGTCCAACATTACATGTACCTGATGGAAAAACTTACCTCTTGAACCCTCTCAAATTTCAGGGTCCTTGCAAGTCTAATCAAGTCAATTTTGAT ctTAGAGGAACTCTAATGGCTCCAAGCAAGGATGAATGGCCAAGTGATGGTGCAGATAAATGGGTCCAATTTTATGACATAGAAGGTTTGAATCTCAAAGGAGCTGGAAAATTTGATGGTCAAGGCTCTTTATGGTGGAAAGATTGTGATCGTAAACATTGTAAACGACCAACG GCATTGTTTTTCCACAATTGCAACGGACTTCAAGTGAAAGAAATGAAGCATATCAATAGTGGCAGGAATCACATCTCcataaatgattgcaatgatgttattttttctaatattcAGATTCTTGCTCCCGAAGAGAGTCCTAACACTGATGGAATTGATATTTCCAAATCAAAAAATGTTCTTATCCAAGATTCTTTTATAGCAACAG GTGATGATTGTATTGCCATTAATGAAGGATCTTCCGATATCAATATAATTGGTATCACTTGTGGCCCTGGCCATGGCATAAG CATTGGGAGCCTAGGAAAAGATGGTGCATATAATGTAGTTGAAAATATTCATGTAAGCAACTGCCTCTTACAAGGCACTCAAAATGGAGTTAGAATCAAGACTTGGCAG GGTGGATATGGATATGCAAAGAATATCACATTCGAGAAAATAACACTCAAGAATGCAAAAAATCCAATCATTATTGATCAATATTACACATCTTATGCATATTCGAGAAAAATAAAG gGAATGGACATAAAAGTGAGTGATGTGACATATCGTGAAGTTAATGGAACATCAGCAAATGAAGATGCAATTACTTTGAACTGCTCTCGAGCTCGTTGTACAAATATTATACTGGACAATGTCAACATAAAAATGATAACTCTTGGAAAAGAAGCCAAAGCTATTTGTCAAAATGTGGATGGAAAATTTTTATCTACTGTCCCAATTGTGTCTTGCTTATCAAAAtctcattaa